The following proteins come from a genomic window of Takifugu rubripes chromosome 11, fTakRub1.2, whole genome shotgun sequence:
- the wdr95 gene encoding WD repeat-containing protein 64: MPSGMKGRSSSASGRLEHQSGSSILSELGRNWSGTGPGGRGQKVMPEWLVRELLKRDKRRHSITLGDELQVIRQQRQHVAESVRSFQQLDSISCLTEETVALDSLQKLKSAFEESRCSRPINVTEFGQILRRCLDLPKIKSSQIQGLFKKIDCLGKGRISWGDLCAYMLQESKAREDTARRRKQTAFALPATLHVLVHGVPVVGVHPIHDSTAVTVGEDGVICCWSSELKPQKTKDAFDGGSLNRKSKWASCCTLMTECNKLMIGTGDREIQFYDLSTLDPYCQINALETIPLTLSHSCLSLDKYCILYGDAEGCVTVILISCFGDTLRLWNKLPKIAGVPSVPMDRAVISPNVTFVRWKVHQDWVTHVKYYADFQAVVSSSNEESSSVVLGRVLPLTDPEQRLTEIWEACYGGKIKKVQLTWTPQLRASHDQTAFSINKGVKTFDLCGKHSLLVTGGLDSLVRMWNPHFSGKPAGIMRGHQAPVSYLCISSEDSQIFSVSVDNAVKVWDIQEQHCLLTVDSKESGIRGDITACSYSSSMKSLYVAADNMAVLSQKTRPRRRGRLVSHEEPVKCCGYCEEFRQVVSCSEESVVRVWDFDTGRLVFEFGSTHAITCMTFDLSGRRLITGGRDGCLRIWNYSNGQCLKTLKKEGECRAVLDCIFLRVHSNFYVMSVGQDRNVSIYSDVPADFHHVQKPKPSWQDDQIGFQQTGFENSSHVERSKVIKLSRIRIRKPDTPRFTSHHHLKKKGHKEEILCVAHCPPSLLATGSCDGEVIVWDVVSGRMQCRFTSPPPDEQQHTDGIDASVTSAIFLKSSELQQFSMATALVTSGAMGYINLWSVHSGGEHVGALKASRTQGKITKLAKTEKTSRLYAADQMGYIYIHDIKKFAPSQKSQKDSAENFWRAHTSRVTGLQVVADDQVVLTSSTDCSVRLWSDRGEFIGTFGQNEIWSTRLSSSWKHPAVPYEVLIDPPSVPNPKILNMETNANNSGETHHRGGVKAQMLS, encoded by the exons ATGCCTTCTGGAATGAAGGGCCGCTCTTCTTCAGCTTCGGGGAGGTTGGAACACCAGTCGGGGTCCAG CATCCTCTCTGAGCTGGGCCGGAACTGGTCTGGGACTGGTCCAGGTGGTCGAGGTCAAAAGGTCATGCCAGAGTGGCTGGTCCGAGAGTTGCTTAAACGAGACAAGAGACGGCACTCAATCACGCTGGGAGATGAGCTTCAGGTCATCAGGCAACAAAGGCAACATGTTGCCGAGTCTGTCCGCAGCTTCCAG CAGTTGGACTCTATCAGCTGTCTG ACCGAAGAGACAGTTGCGCTTGACAGCCTGCAGAAGCTGAAATCAGCCTTTGAG gAATCTCGATGCTCGAGACCCATTAACGTGACGGAATTTGGACAAATACTCAGGAGGTGTTTGGATCTACCTAAAATA AAAAGTTCACAAATTCAGGGTTTATTTAAGAAGATTGACTGTTTGGGCAAAGGGAGGATTTCATGG GGCGACCTGTGCGCATACATGCTGCAAGAGTCCAAAGCCCGGGAAGACACCGCGCGCCGCAGGAAGCAGACGGCCTTCGCTCTGCCGGCTACACTGCACGTGCTAGTTCACGGCGTTCCGGTCGTCGGCGTCCATCCCATCCATGACAGCACCGCGGTCACGGTGGGAGAGGACGGGGTCATTTGCTGTTGGAGCTCTGAACTGAAGCCACAGAAGACCAAAGATGCATTT GACGGAGGGTcattaaacaggaagtcaaagtGGGCGAGCTGCTGCACGCTGATGACAGAGTGCAACAAACTGATGATTGGAACAGG AGACAGAGAAATCCAGTTTTATGACCTGTCCACTCTGGACCCCTACTGTCAGATCAATGCGCTGGAAACAATACCTTTGACTTTAAGTCACAG CTGCCTCAGTCTTGATAAATATTGTATTCTGTACGGCGACGCCGAG GGATGCGTGActgtcattttaatttcttgCTTTGGAGACACCCTCAG ATTATGGAACAAGCTCCCAAAGATCGCAGGTGTTCCCAGCGTTCCGATGGACAGAGCGGTGATTTCTCCCAACGTGACGTTTGTCAGATGGAAAGTTCATCAGGACTGGGTGACGCAC GTCAAATATTACGCAGACTTTCAGGCGGTTGTCTCTTCATCCAATGAGGAGTCCTCCTCAGTTGTTTTAG GACGTGTGCTGCCTCTAACGGACCCGGAGCAGCGACTGACTGAGATCTGGGAGGCTTGTTACGGAGGGAAGATCAAAAAGGTTCAGCTGACCTGGACGCCGCAGCTGCGGGCGTCACATGACCAGACGGCATTCAGCATTAACAAAGGAGTCAAGACGTTTGACCTTTGCGGGAAGCACAGCTTGTTGGTCACCGGAGGCCTGGACAGTCTCGTGCGCATGTGGAACCCACATTTCTCAGG GAAACCAGCTGGAATTATGAGAGGCCACCAGGCTCCCGTCAGCTACCTCTGCATCTCCTCCgaggacagtcagatcttctccGTCTCCGTGGACAACGCCGTGAAA GTCTGGGACATTCAGGAGCAGCATTGCTTGCTAACGGTGGACTCCAAGGAAAGCGGGATCCGCGGTGACATAACCGCGTGCTCGTACTCCTCCTCCATGAAATCCCTTTATGTTGCCGCCGACAACATGGCTGTGCTCTCCCAGAAGACAAG GCCGCGCCGTCGCGGCCGACTCGTCTCTCACGAGGAGCCCGTGAAGTGCTGCGGCTACTGCGAGGAATTTCGTCAGGTTGTCAGCTGCAGCGAGGAATCG GTCGTCAGAGTCTGGGACTTTGACACCGGACGGCTGGTTTTTGAGTTTGGCAGCACGCATGCCATCACatgcatgacctttgacctctcggGGAGAAG GCTCATCACGGGCGGGAGGGATGGTTGTTTAAGGATCTGGAACTACAGCAACGGCCAGTGTCTAAAGACGTTAAAGAAAG AGGGCGAGTGCCGCGCCGTCCTTGACTGCATCTTTCTGAGAGTTCACAGTAACTT CTACGTGATGTCAGTCGGGCAGGACCGCAATGTCAGCATTTATTCA GACGTCCCCGCAGACTTCCACCATGTCCAGAAGCCGAAGCCTTCATGGCAGGACGATCAG ATTGGATTTCAGCAAACTGGTTTTGAAAACAGCTCTCACgtggagaggtcaaaggtcataaaACTCAGCAGGATTCGTATTCGAAAGCCCGACACGCCTCGTTTCACATCCCATCACCATCTTAAG AAGAAGGGACATAAGGAGGAAATTCTTTGCGTGGCTCACTGCCCCCCGTCCCTCCTGGCCACCGGCAGCTGTGATGGCGAGGTCATCGTGTGGGACGTGGTTTCTGGGCGTATGCAGTGTCGCttcaccagccctccaccagaTGAGCAGCAACACACTGATG GAATTGACGCAAGTGTCACGAGCGCCATATTCCTAAAGAGCAGCGAGCTGCAGCAGTTCTCCATGGCGACGGCTCTTGTGACGTCTGGGGCCATGG GTTACATTAACCTGTGGAGTGTGCACAGTGGAGGAGAACACGTGGGCGCTCTCAAAGCT TCTAGGACTCAAGGAAAGATTACAAAACTGGCCAAAACAGAGAAGACCTCCCGATTGTACGCTGCTGATCAGATGGGATACATCTACATTCATGACATTAAGAAATTTGCCCCCAGTCAAAAGTCACAGAAAG aCTCAGCAGAAAACTTTTGGCGTGCTCACACCAGCAGGGTAACGGG CCTGCAGGTTGTTGCCGATGATCAAGTGGTGCTCACCTCATCCACCGACTGCAGCGTGCGCCTCTGGAGCGACCGCGGAGAATTTATAG GGACCTTTGGGCAGAATGAGATCTGGAGCACCCGCCTGTCCTCTTCCTGGAAGCATCCTGCCGTTCCCTATGAGGTCCTGATTGATCCTCCGAGCGTGCCGAATCCGAAGATTTTGAATATGGAGACAAATGCAAATAATTCTGGAGAGACTCATCACAGAGGAGGCGTAAAG GCGCAGATGCTCAGTTAG